A window of the Cryptococcus neoformans var. neoformans B-3501A chromosome 9, whole genome shotgun sequence genome harbors these coding sequences:
- a CDS encoding hypothetical protein (HMMPfam hit to GFO_IDH_MocA, Oxidoreductase family, NAD-binding Rossmann fold, score: 115.7, E(): 1e-31) yields MAISQGNSSGKLRIGVLGVGRMGRRHASNVAYSAPRAELVAVADPSQEALAWAKANLPSTVQYYSDSADVIQSPNVDAVLISTETSEHARLALEAAAAGKHVLLEKPISVDVDLSRPVVEAAGKHPELKIMIGFSRRFDASYREAKRRIDEGSVGKPYLIKSCTNDQYDSTGFFIAYSKASGGIFIDCGIHDIDISRWLLDVENPANLKYPKKQVTSVWATGLNAQHPELASYGDCDNAICVVEYENGTKCTFHLSRTAIHGHDCFCEVFGTDSKLIINGNPNMNRVEIRDIHGVRMESTPTYYDRFRDAFISEVQSFCDVVLDDKPVPTTPQSALEAAKIAMALTHSFRAGKPVYFDNEGEAIIN; encoded by the exons ATGGCTATCTCTCAAGGCAATTCTAGTGGCAAGCTTCGCATCGGTGTCCTCGGTGTTGGCCGGATGGGTCGACGACACGCGTCAAAC GTTGCTTACTCGGCACCACGGGCAGAGCTGGTGGCAGTAGCGGACCCCAGTCAGGAGGCACTGGCGTGGGCCAAAGCGAACCTGCCGTCCACAGTGCA GTATTATTCCGACTCCGCGGACGTCATTCAATCGCCCAACGTCGATGCTGTCTTGATTTCTACTGAGACTTCGGAACATGCAAGGCTCGCTTTGGAGGCTGCCGCCGCGGGAAAG CACGTCCTTCTTGAGAAACCCATCTCCGTTGATGTTGACCTTTCGCGGCCTGTCGTGGAAGCCGCCGGTAAGCACCCCGAACTGAAGATAATGATTGGATTCTCTCGGCGAT TCGATGCTTCCTACAGGGAGGCAAAGAGGAGGATTGATGAAGGTAGCGTGGGCAAACCGTACTTGATCAAATCGTGCACCAACGATCAATACGACTCCACCGGCTTCTTCATTGCCTACTCTAAGGCATCTGGAGGCATCTTCATTGATTGCGGTATCCACGACATTGATATCTCACGATGGCTATTGGACGTTGAAAACCCAGCCAACCTCAAGTATCCTAAGAAGCAAGTGACCTCGGTTTGGGCGACCGGCCTTAACGCTCAACACCCAGAGCTCGCGTCGTACGGAGACTGTGACAATGCTATCTGCGTGGTCGAGTACGAGAATGGAACCAAGTGTACCTTCCACCTCTCGAGGACAGCCATCCACGGTCATGACTGCTTCTGCGAGGTCTTTGGAACCGACAGCAAACTGATCATCAACGGC AATCCAAACATGAACCGTGTAGAGATCAGAGACATTCACGGAGTTCGTATGGAGTCTAC GCCTACATACTACGACCGATTCAGGGATGCATTCATCAGCGAGGTTCAATCTTTCTGTGACGTAGTTTTGGACGACAAAC CCGTCCCTACCACGCCTCAGTCCGCCCTGGAAGCTGCTAAGATCGCCATGGCCCTCACTCATTCTTTCCGAGCCGGCAAGCCGGTTTATTTTGACAATGAAGGCGAGGCAATTATCAACTAG
- a CDS encoding hypothetical protein (HMMPfam hit to Sugar_tr, Sugar (and other) transporter, score: 392.4, E(): 5.7e-115), which produces MVKTRAPDREHIPPLSNFDIDLHPDTVGYVQDSQALADAIGSNGLKDVFASPIVFMAAFSACMGGLLFGFDQGILSIVLTIPQFLKVFPETDISVTSSAGLNKGVMTALLELGAFLGAMQAGFISDKISRKRTIMVGACWFVVGSALQAGSKSFAMLVIGRFIGGIGVGVLSSTAPTYISEIAPPNVRGAFLALEGSSIVIGIVIMFYITYATRHILDSWSFRLPFTIQVVPCIALGIGLWLLPYSPRWLATVGRDQDALDSLVRLRQLPSSDPRLQAEWITIRAEAIQQREVVISAHPHLQGESGFVQDFKLEMHAWIDMFKPNIIARTMIGVMLMVFQQLQGINALIYYSPTLFEQLGLDYEMQLTMSGVINVSQCVATIVAFFLLDRIGRKPPLLIGSVVNAICHFTVAGLIAKYSDNWAAHQSAAWAGVGLLITFMFFFGIGWSPVPWALPAEIHSSSRRAKGVAITTCSNWFFNFIVGLITPPMLQSIRYGTFIFFGAFAVMSGIWAWFLCPETKGLTLEAVDQLFHNHAAQEELRQKHDIISRMIGMELTTTPQPELVDDEKKIYTVQHLESV; this is translated from the exons ATGGTCAAGACCCGTGCCCCCGACCGAGAGCATATCCCGCCACTCTCAAACTTCGACATCGACCTTCACCCTGACACTGTCGGATACGTTCAGGACTCGCAGGCCTTGGCGGACGCCATCGGATCCAATGGCCTCAAAGATGTATTCGCCAGTCCCATCGTCTTCATGGCTGCCTTCTCAGCATGCATGGGCGGTCTGCTATTCGGCTTCGACCAAGGTATTCTCTCCATCGTCTTGACTATCCCGCAATTCCTAAAGGTCTTCCCCGAGACTGATATCAGCGtcacttcttctgccgGTCTTAACAAAGG TGTCATGACTGCGctgcttgagcttggtgCTTTCCTCGGCGCTATGCAAGCTGGTTTCATTTCCGACAAAATCTCGCGGAAACGTACAATCATGGTTGGTGCTTGCTGGTTCGTTGTTGGAAG CGCTCTGCAAGCGGGATCCAAGTCATTTGCAATGTTAGTCATTGGCCGTTTCATCGGTGGTATTGGAGTCGGCGTTCTATCCTCCACCGCACCAACCTACATTTCAGAGATTGCCCCGCCCAACGTGAGAGGTGCTTTCCTCGCCCTAGAAGGCTCCAGCATTGTGATCGGTATTGTCATCATGTTCTACATT ACTTACGCCACCCGCCACATCTTGGACAGCTGGAGTTTCCGTTTGCCTTTCACCATCCAGGTTGTTCCTT GTATCGCTCTTGGGATTGGTTTGTGGCTGTTACCCTACTCCCCCCGTTGGCTGGCTACAGTTGGACGCGATCAAGATGCCCTGGATTCACTCGTCCGTCTCCGTcaacttccttcctcgGATCCTCGTCTTCAGGCAGAGTGGATCACTATCCGCGCCGAGGCTATTCAGCAACGGGAAGTCGTCATCAGCGCTCACCCCCATCTGCAAGGAGAAAGCGGCTTCGTTCAAGACTTTAAGCTTGAGATGCACGCTTGGATCGACATGTTCAAGCCCAACATCATCGCCAGGACCATGATCGGTGTCATGCTCATGGTATTCCAACAGCTCCAAGGCATCAACGCC CTCATCTACTACTCGCCCACGTTATTCGAGCAATTGGGTTTGGACTACGAAATGCAGCTTACAATGAGCGGCGTGATCAACGTCTCGCAATGCGTCGCTACCATCGTGgccttcttcctgcttGACAGGATTGGCAGAAAGCCCCCTCTCTTGATCGGCTCGGTCGTCAACGCCATCTGTCATTTCACTGTAGCTGGTTTGATCG CCAAATACTCCGATAACTGGGCGGCTCACCAGAGCGCCGCTTGGGCTGGTGTTGGCCTTTTGATAACCTTTatgttcttcttcggtaTTGGTTGGTCTCCCGTCCCCTGGGCATTGC CTGCTGAGATCCACTCGTCGAGCCGACGTGCGAAGGGTGTGGCCATCACCACCTGCTCCAACTGGTTCTTTAACTTTATCGTCGGCCTCATCACCCCTCCAATGCTCCAGAGCATCCGTTACGGAACGTTCATTTTCTTCGGCGCTTTTGCAGTCATGTCAGGTATCTGGGCTTGGTTCTTGTGCCCTGAGACCAAGGGCTTGACCCTCGAGGCCGTGGACCAGCTCTTCCACAACCACGCGGCCCAGGAGGAGCTCAGACAGAAGCACGACATTATCAGTCGTATGATCGGCATGGAGCTCACCACCACTCCCCAACCGGAGCTGGTGGACGACGAAAAGAAGATCTACACGGTCCAGCATTTGGAGTCAGTTTAG